The Chryseobacterium wanjuense DNA window CGTAATGATATTGATGTGATAGGCTTGATTGAAAATTTTGCACGTATTAAGGGCACGAACCGCCGGACTCGAGACAAAATAATCGATCGAAATTTGATTGTTTTTCATAAATCTTGACATGTGCATGGCTTCCTCTAAGCCTTTGTCTGCCAATGGTCTGTCAAAGTCCTCCGTTTCTTCCGGCCAGTCACTTTTTGCATGTCTTACGAGGATGAGTTTCTTCATATTATCGCTTTTTGGAAAAATAAAATTATAAAAAAAATAATGGAATAAAAACATGATTTATAAAAAAAAGTGTGTAGGGAATAAAATCATTAAAATTTACTAAATTTGCAAACTTATGGGGCAAATACTTGCAATAGACTATGGAAAGGCGCGTTGTGGCATCGCTGCGACGGATGACATGCAAATTATTGCAAGCGGTCTGGATACTATACAAACATCAGTTTTAATGGAATTTCTTAAAAAATATTTCATTGAAAACAAAGTGGATGAAGTAGTAGTCGGGCTTCCCGTAGATTTGAAAGGAAATGTTTCTGAAGTGGAAACGCACATCTTAAAATTTATAGAAATTTTTCAAAAAGAATTTCCGGATGTTAAAGTAAACCGCTTCGATGAAAGATTTACATCCAAAATGGCTTCGTTTTTTATTTCCCAAAGCGGGAAAAGCAAAAAACAGAGACAGGAAAAGGGATTAATAGATAAAGTAAGCGCAACCATCATATTGCAGAATTTTTTAGAACAAAGAACAAGATGATTTTACCGATAAGAGCCTTTGGGGATCCAGTTTTAAGAAAAGTAGGTAAGGATATAGACAAAGATTATCCCGACTTACAACAGTTGATTGATAATATGTTCGAAACCATGTACAGTGCAAATGGCATAGGGTTGGCTGCACCACAAATCGGGCTAGACATCCGTCTGTTTGTCGTAGATGTTTCTCCTCTTGCGGAAGATGAAGATTATGAGGATCTTAAAGATGAACTGACAGAATTTAAAAAAGTTTTCATTAATGCGAAAATTCTTGAAGAATCAGGCGAAGAGTGGAAATTCAATGAAGGATGTCTTTCTATTCCGGATGTAAGAGAAGATGTAAAAAGAAAAGGAACGATCGTTATCGAATATTATGACGAAAATTTTGTAAAACATACAGAAACTTTTTCCGATATTAGAGCCCGCGTAATTCAACATGAATACGATCATATTGAAGGAATCTTGTTTACCGACCACCTGAGCGCTTTAAAAAAGAAGCTGGTAAAGGGTAAATTGACAAAAATTACTCACGGTGATGTAAGCATCAGTTACAAAATGAGATTTCCAAAATAATTAGAATCAAGGATAAAAAAATAAAATAATAAAGCGCAAAAAGTTTCATACTAAGCTTGTCGAAGTACTGAAAGCTGATTGCAGAATTTACAAAAAATAAAATTATGCTGTTAGAAAAAATAATTTCAATTTCTGGAAAACCAGGACTTTACAAATTAGTTTCGCAATTAAGAAACGGATTTATCATTGAAGATGTTACGTCTAAGAAAAAAGTGAGCATTGGCAATTCAAGCCAGGTAAGCTTATTAGACAATATCGCAATGTTTACAGTAGATAAAGAAGTTCCGTTATTTGAAGTTTTTGAAAATATTGCTAAAAACTTTGATTATAAAGAAGCAATCGGTCACAAATCTTCTGATGCTGAACTGAAAGAATTCATGACGGCTTCTCTTCCGAATTACGACAAAGAAAGAGTGTACGCTTCTGATATCAAGAAATTGGCTCAATGGTACAATATCCTTCAGAAAGCAGGATACATCACTCCTGAAAGCTTCATAAAAGCAGAGCCTGAAACTTTAGACGGCGAGCCGGCAGAAGAGGTAAGCATTGAAACTGAAGCTCCTAAAAAAGCTCCAAAAGCAGAAAAACCTGCAACTCCGAAAGTAAAAGCTACTTCTGCAGCCAAAGCTGCTCCAAAAAGCACACACACTAAAAAAGGATAATTCAATTATTTGAATTAAAAATACAGACCTCGTCCTAAATGGCGAGGTTTTTTGTTTTTAAGTTGGTTCTTCGCAAAGGCGCAAAATTATTCCAACAGAATGTTTTTAAGACGCAAAGATTTTATCATCGATAAAATTGCATAACGTTATACTTTACTGAAAATCTTTGATTTTCTTGCGCCTTAAAAAAGAATAATAAAAAGATTTTGCGCCTTTGCAATTGACCAATAAAATATAAGAAATCGGTTTAGGTTAAATTTTTTTGTTTCAAGACAAAAGGACATTCAAAAAGATTTACCTTAAATTTGTATCACTTGAATTCTATTGTATGAATACCAAACAGGAAAAACTGGAAGCTTTCGGAAGATTATTAGACATTATGGACGATTTGCGCGAAAAATGTCCGTGGGATCAGAAACAGACCTTAGAATCGTTACGTCACTTAACTTTGGAAGAAACGTATGAACTTTCAGATGCTATTTTGCAGAATGATTTACAGGAAATAAAGAAAGAATTGGGCGATGTTTTACTGCATCTGGTTTTTTATGCTAAAATAGGTTCGGAGAAAGAAAGTTTCGATATTGCAGATGTCATTAATTCTTTAAATGAAAAACTAATTTTCCGTCACCCTCACATTTACGGAGATACTACCGTGAAAGATGAAGAGGAAGTAAAACAGAATTGGGAAAAATTAAAATTAAAAGAAGGAAACAAATCCATTTTGGGCGGAGTTCCGAAAAGTCTGCCAAGTCTTGTGAAAGCCTACAGAATTCAGGATAAAGTAAAAGGAATTGGGTTCGAATTTCACGATGCGGAAGATGCCTGGAAAAAAGTGGATGAAGAAATTCAGGAATTCCATGCGGAAACGGATCTGGATAAAAAAGAGCAGGAATTGGGCGATGTTTTTTTCTCATTAATAAATTATGCCAGAATTTCAGGAATCAATCCGGATTCTGCGCTGGAAAGAACCAATCTGAAGTTTATCTCAAGATTCCAGAAAATGGAAGTGCTTGCAGTCGAAAAAGACCTGAAACTGGCAGATATGTCGTTGGAAGAAATGGATGTTCTTTGGGAAGAAGCAAAAATTTTAAATAAAAACTAATGAAAATGAATATTTTTTGTGCGGTTACTGCAATAGCATTAGTTGCTTGTAATCCAAAAACAGATCAGCCAAAAACCGATACTTTGGTTACGGAATTTTCTTTGCCTAAAAAGTTGAAGGAAGTTTCCGGAATCACGTTGTCAAAAGATAAAAACACGATCTGGACAATTGAAGACCAGGGAAATAAAAATGTAATTTACGGATTGGATCAGAAAGGAAACCTGACTAATGATGTTTTGGTAGAAAATACCGAAAACACCGACTGGGAGGATATGACGACAGATTCCGAGGGAAATATTTATATCGGAGATTTTGGAAATAATGAGAACGACAGACAGGATCTCAGTATTTTAAAAGTTGATTTAAAAGATGCTTCCCAGCCAACTACAAAAGTAGTTCAGACGACAAAATTTCATTATGAAGGGCAGAAAGAATTTCCGCCAAAAAAATCTTACTGGTTATATGATTGTGAGGCTTTCGTAGAAATGGACGGAAATTTTTATCTTTTTACAAAAAACAGAAGTAAAGGTTTCGACGGGACATTTCTAGTTTTTCAGATTCCGAATAAGGAAGGAGATTTTGAAGCAAAATTGGTGGGAAAACTGAAGCTTCACGGAGGATATAGTGATGCTGCCATTACATCTGCTGCCATCAACGGTACAAAAGATAAAATTGTATTATTAACTCATAAAAATATTCATGTTCTGACAGGTTTTAGTGTAAATGATTTCAGTAAAGCCAAGATTCAGAAAATATCTTTACATCACAATTCGCAAAAAGAAGCGGTTGCTTTTCTCAATGATAAAACATTGCTGATTGCCGATGAAAAGGATAAAAATATGGGAGGAAATATGTATAAATTTGATTTAAAATAAAAAAAAACCGCAGAAATTTTCTGCGGTTTTTTCAATTATGGAGTTAAATAAGTAATGTAAATATTCCCGCTGGACAATCTGAAGTCCTGCGTATAAACGCATCGTACCCTAAACGTTTCACCAGCATTCAAATAAGAAATAGAAGATAAGTTGTGGTTGACTGTCAGTGTTCTCTCACCGTGTCCTGTTGATATTGAAGCCAGCGTCACTGTGGAAGAAGAAACTTTTTGGATCGAAGATTTTGCTGTTCCTGCAGTATATCCGTTTCCATTCAAGCTCAGGTCATAAGTGATGTAAGGCACGATATTGTAAAAACCAGCCTTCACGACTGTAAACAATCCCGTAGTTGAATTATAAGTCAGATACGCATTGTCGATTTTGTTGCTCACGTTATACACATACGTCTGCGTGTAGCTTTCGTGCGTGCTTACGGGGTTACTTCCTGTTCCTGTATAGCTTCCGGATGAAGGATTGATGTTTGTTTTGTTTCCGACAAAAATTACTTTCAGAAAATTTTCAGAAGCAATATTTTTCCAAACCGGAGCATTTCCGGAACCATTGGATACCAAAAAATCACCGGGGTTTCCGGAGCTTCCTGTGGTTTTCGGACCACCACCGACGTTCAGATCTTTTACAACCTGTAAAGAACCGTTGACGTGCAATGTGTGTTGTGGAGTTGGAGTAAGAATACCTACTTGTGCATTTAGGCTGCAGGACATGACAAATAATGCCATATATGATAGCTGTTTTTTCATCGAATGTTTATTTTTTGTTGAAATAATTTTCGACAAATATAAATTCTTTTAAAAATATCAATATTTTAAAGAAATTTTAAACATATTCATCTATGGGTGTGATCTGAATACTTTGTAGAAAATATGATCTTACTTTATCAATCGGAAATATTTTATCCTTATCGATCAGGAAATGAAAAGTACAAATGTTAAAGTTTAAAAAAAAGAAAAAGCATATTAATTTCTTTCTCAAAAAACTAATATGCTGTGATTTATAATTTATAAAATGTTGATTTTTTAGAATGTCATTCCGACAGTTCCGGAGATTCTGCCGCCGTCTGATCCAGTGAAGTAATTCAGCCTTGCGGAAAACATATCCAGGATACTTAGCCATAATCCGCCTCCAATAGACTGGTGCCATTTTCTTGAATTTTCATGATCGTTCCAGACTCTTCCAATATCGTAACCAACTAAAATTCCCATATTAGCCGGAATAATAGTATTTTTTACTCTTCCAAAATCCCAACGAACTTCAGAATTATTGGTAAAATAAGATCTTCCTGAGAACCTATCGTTTCGGAAAGCTCTCATTCCGTTATTTCCGCCGATACTTGCCGCCTGATAGAATTCAAAATTATTATTGTTGATCCACATCGCGTTGCTGGAATTTGCAAAGACAAAATTTCCGCGACTGTCGAGTCTGTGGTCGAAAGCCAATGTTCCTGTTAAGATTAAAAAGTTTTTATCAAAATCCGAAAGGTTGGTTTTCCAGTCGGCGTTTACCGTAAATTCCAAACCTAAAGTAGGGAACGCGGTATTATCAAAGTTTTTATAGCTGAATGTATAATTTGCCCCTCCAAATTGCTGATTTGTAAATACTTCAGGCTTTACATCGGGAGAAACATCTACAAAACGGTCTCCATTTCTCTGAACTTTATTATTTTCAAAGGTTAGCTGAAATTGGTTAAATATATTCGACCAGCTTTTCTTGGAAACAGAAGGCGCAAAATTGATCTTTGAAATCCTTGCTCTATTGTATTTTCTATCATCTGCCTCTTTGTCGTATTCACTTTCATTTGATAATCCGAAAAAGTTTTCAGAAAAACGAGGAGTGGTAAATCCGGCATCAATGTTGAAATCCCAGTCCGAAATCGCTTTCTTGAAAATTCCCTTGTACACAGCCTGGAATCCACCTGTTGCCGTATAAAAATTAACTTTAAGGCTATGTTTTTGCGTGAAAGGATCGCGGATGAAATTATTCACCGTATAATTGGCCAAAACTCCTAAAATTACCCCATCGTCCGGGTTGTAATCTGCATTGGGATAGCCTGCGACAAAACTATATTTAGGATGTTTATAATCGTAAGTATTGATATCATAGTCGTCCGAAATATTTTTCGTCGCACCGTGGGTATTGTATGTATTTTTTTGAGATTTAAAATCATAGATTTTTACCCTGCTTCCATCGGCAACATTATACGTGTCGTGATTGTAACCGCCGATCAGCCTGATGTTCATTTTCGGGTTTCCGTCTCCTGAAACTTCGTAGATATCATCGTCTTCAAGACCATAGATCCACAGTTCTTTAGTTTTTGAGTCGTCATACGTTTTTTCAAAAACAAGTTCAGGATTTTCTTTGTTTTTATCTAATTTGTATTGTTTTACATTAACAGATTTTCCTGTTTTTGTGATCACAAATTTATCAGGATTTACGGTTCCTGCCAACGGAACTTTTTCCTGTAAAACGTTGAAATACTGCGTCGCGTAGGACTGTAATTTTGCTTTTCTCAGTTTTAATTTTCTTTGAATATCAGCAATTGTTTCATCTTTTACTTCCTTCGGAACGTTGTTGAAAGCTTCGTCAATATCTTTATCCGTCAGATGTTCCTGGATATATTTTGCCTGTGCAATCCAGTCTTCTTCATTGGAACCTTTTAAGAAAGCCAAATCCAGAGGATAAGGCTCTACAGCCAGCCATTTTACACTTTTAAGATCTTCTTTAAATGTCTTGATGTGGCGGATTGCCGGAATGTTCATAATGATTTTGAAGGCATTTCCGTCATATTTACTGAAAGCCTGATCTCTGTCTCGCGGAATCGGCTTGTAGATCACTTTGTTGCCCTCTTCATATTCTGCCCATTTCCATTGGTCGGAATGCCTGTCCCAGTCACCGATCAGCATATCAAAAATTCTGGCTCTGATGTAAGATTCCTGGTCGATTGAATATTTATAATTTTTATTTAAATTTTTCAAAACATCCTCAGTCGAAACAATGTCTTTTGCATTATTAAGCGATGCCAATGTCTTCGGATCAGAAGAAAAACGTTCTTCCACCATGTACATCTCATCACCGTAATTCATGTTATAATTTCCCAAAGCTTGCTGTTTAGGAATATAATATAATCTTGGATTACTGTGAAAAATATTTATTTTATCTGCCATATTTCCAACTGAAAACGGCGTAAACGGATGGTTTGCGGTATAAAAATCCAGCAAGAATTTTTCAGGTAAGGTATTATTCAATTCATTTCCGAAAGTGCTTTTCTTGAAAGCCACATTATTAAGGAAACGAACCGCGCTTTTTTTTACTCCTCTCATCACATATTCCTGTCCGTCCTGGCTCATTAATCTTAAACTGTTCGACTGATTGCCACCTCCTTCTCGGAAAGGTTTGTAACCGCCATCGAGTTCAGAAAGATTAGCCGTCGGAGCTTCGATAGGCATTCCGTAATATTTTCTGTAGTGCTCACCCCAAAGCCACCTGTAAATTTTCCCTTTTTTTGTTAATTTTACAGGATAAATTGTAGATGAAACGGTGGCAGGAAAAGAGTTGGGATAATTGTTGACAAATTCTTTCGGTTTTTCAATAACCTGAATATGGGAAAGTTTTTCTAATTTATTATCTTTTGTAGAAAAATATTCAACATCTGAACTTTGATCTTTCCTGATGTTTAAAACAGCAAAACCACTTCCGCCGTATGAAAAATCTGTTCTTTCGCCAATTGTCGCAGGATCGACCTTTGAGCCAGCTCCACTGATAATTTGCCTGATATTCCTGTCGGCATGATATTGTAAATTATGGTCGTGTCCGGATACAAAAATGATGTTGTCTTTATCCTGAACGATGCTTTTTAATCTATTGGTAAGGTCTGCATAATGTTGATTGTTAATATCTTCCGGGCTTGCTCCCGAAGAACTCCTCAAAACATTCAAGACACTTGCTACTCCCGGAACTGGTATTTTGCTTTTGAAAGGAAAAAGGTGGGATTTTGCAGAAGTATACCCCGCATGAGTTCCGGTGCTGATAATCGGGTGATGAAGGGCAACGATGATTTGTTTATCCTGATTTTTATTAAGCAAATCTTTAAATTCAATGAAAAGATCTTCTCTGGTTTTGATATCACAGTTTTTATTAATTCCTGGATATTTGTCCCAGTTTAGCAAAGCCCATTCTGTATCTATTACAATTAGCTTAATATCTTTTGTAAGACTGATGTCATCAATAGGGCAGGAATTTTTTGGAAGAAAAGCTTTTTTATCATTAAAATAATTTTTCACAAAGTCTTCCTGAGCTTTCCTTCCGTCTAAACCGCTGTACCAGTCATGGTTTCCGGGAATCACCAATGTTTTTCCGGGAAAATTTTTTACAATCGATAATTGATCTTCCAGCTTTTGTTTGGCCAAAGGATACTCTTTATCAGATTCTTTAGGCATACCGTTTGGATAAATATTATCTCCCAAAAAGATAAGCATAGAGTTTTTATCTGCAGTTTCGAGCTGTCCTTTAAGTAAATTCAACGTATTCTGAGCCTGAGCTTCATCTGCATTTCCTGCATCGCCAACTAAGAAAATTTTAAAGTCATTTTCAGATTTTATATCAGAATTTTCTACTTCAGATAAGTTTTTACCCTTTTTTACGTTATATGTTGCGCAGGAATAGAGAACTCCGGCAGACAATACTACTCTAAGGACAATAGAAGTATTTTTTAGATGAGTTTTCAAGGATAAATTCATAAATTTACATTAACAAAATTTCAGTGATGAGCATTTTACAAAAAGCCAAAGATTATGTTGAAATCTTATTCAAAGATAAGCTATCTTCAGTATATTTTTATCATAATTTTATACATACTACGTATACAGTAAACAAGGCTGAAGAAATTATGAGAAATACTTCCGTTTCCCAAGAAGATCAGGAAAAGGTATTATTGGCTCTTTGGTTTCACGATACCGGTTATATAGAATGTGCAAAAAATCATGAGGAAAAGGGAGTTTCTATAGTGAAAGATTTTCTACAAAAAGAAAATTATCCCGAAAATAAGATCGAAGAGGTTACAAAATTAATTTTAGCAACCAAACTGACTTATGAACCTCAAAATCTTCTGGAAAAGATCGTAAAAGACGCCGATTGCAGTCACTTTGCGAGCCATTATTTCAACAATATATCAGATGCGTTAAGAAAAGAATGGGAGCTCACCAATGTGCGATGCTTCACCAATGATGAATGGAATGAAGAGAATCTTGATATGTTGAAAAATAAACATCGATATTATACAGATTACGCGAAAGAAAACTGGCAGCCTCTCAAAGAGAAAAATATTAAGAAAATTGAGAAAAAGCTGGAAAAAGATAAAGATGAAGACAAGAAGGAAAATTCTGAAGGTAAAAAAGATAAGGATAAAGAAAAAGAGCCTAAATCGGACAGAAGCGTAGATACGCTGTTCAGAGTGACATTAAACAATCATACAAGATTGAGTGATATTGCTGACAGCAAAGCGAATATTTTACTTTCTGTAAATGCGATCATCATCTCGGTCTGTCTTTCTGTTTTGGTTCCGAAATTGGATACTCCGAAAAATTCTCATTTGATTATTCCAAGTTTTTTACTGCTTTTGTCAAGTGTTTTAACGATTATTTTTGCGATATTATCTACAAAACCAAACGTTACAAAAACAAGATTTACTAAACAGGATGTGGCAGATAGAAAAGTAAATCTTTTATTCTTTGGTAATTTTAATAGAATGCTTTTCGACGATTATCATGATGCGATGAAAGATTTAATAAAAGATCGTGACTATATTTATGATTCGATGGTGAAAGATTTATACTATTTAGGTAAAGTTTTAGATAGAAAATACAAACTTTTGTCGACTACGTATAAAATTTTTATGGCCGGAATTATTATTTCGGTATTATCTTTCGGATATGCTTTTCTTAGACTTTAATAAATAGTAGAAATTTATATAACGAAATCGTTCTTTTGTAGAACGATTTTTTTTATTGTGCTAAAGAAACTCTTAAGGCAAGAAGCCCTGTAATTCCCTGTAGATCTTCTACTTTTAAAAACTCAACATCATTTTGAAGAATATTTTTTTTCTGAAGTTTATTGATGTATTCCAGATATTCTTTTTGGTTTTCCATGCCGAAATATACGATCGTGATTTTTCCCGGACAGGTAATTCTTTCCGTTGAATCTTTTATATGTGCTTTATCAAGGCGTTTTTTGATGATTTCGTAGTAAGAATTATAGGCTCCGTCTACATCAAAACGTTTTTCATCCATTCGGAAACGGATGTCTATTTTTTCATTATAAACAAAAATCAGCGAGGCAATATCCAAAGGAATCGGAAGATCTCTTTTGAAATTCTGAAACTCAAGTTCCATATTACAGATCGTTTTCAACTG harbors:
- a CDS encoding Pycsar system effector family protein; translation: MSILQKAKDYVEILFKDKLSSVYFYHNFIHTTYTVNKAEEIMRNTSVSQEDQEKVLLALWFHDTGYIECAKNHEEKGVSIVKDFLQKENYPENKIEEVTKLILATKLTYEPQNLLEKIVKDADCSHFASHYFNNISDALRKEWELTNVRCFTNDEWNEENLDMLKNKHRYYTDYAKENWQPLKEKNIKKIEKKLEKDKDEDKKENSEGKKDKDKEKEPKSDRSVDTLFRVTLNNHTRLSDIADSKANILLSVNAIIISVCLSVLVPKLDTPKNSHLIIPSFLLLLSSVLTIIFAILSTKPNVTKTRFTKQDVADRKVNLLFFGNFNRMLFDDYHDAMKDLIKDRDYIYDSMVKDLYYLGKVLDRKYKLLSTTYKIFMAGIIISVLSFGYAFLRL
- the mazG gene encoding nucleoside triphosphate pyrophosphohydrolase, which produces MNTKQEKLEAFGRLLDIMDDLREKCPWDQKQTLESLRHLTLEETYELSDAILQNDLQEIKKELGDVLLHLVFYAKIGSEKESFDIADVINSLNEKLIFRHPHIYGDTTVKDEEEVKQNWEKLKLKEGNKSILGGVPKSLPSLVKAYRIQDKVKGIGFEFHDAEDAWKKVDEEIQEFHAETDLDKKEQELGDVFFSLINYARISGINPDSALERTNLKFISRFQKMEVLAVEKDLKLADMSLEEMDVLWEEAKILNKN
- the ruvX gene encoding Holliday junction resolvase RuvX, which codes for MGQILAIDYGKARCGIAATDDMQIIASGLDTIQTSVLMEFLKKYFIENKVDEVVVGLPVDLKGNVSEVETHILKFIEIFQKEFPDVKVNRFDERFTSKMASFFISQSGKSKKQRQEKGLIDKVSATIILQNFLEQRTR
- the def gene encoding peptide deformylase; this translates as MILPIRAFGDPVLRKVGKDIDKDYPDLQQLIDNMFETMYSANGIGLAAPQIGLDIRLFVVDVSPLAEDEDYEDLKDELTEFKKVFINAKILEESGEEWKFNEGCLSIPDVREDVKRKGTIVIEYYDENFVKHTETFSDIRARVIQHEYDHIEGILFTDHLSALKKKLVKGKLTKITHGDVSISYKMRFPK
- a CDS encoding metallophosphoesterase; the protein is MKTHLKNTSIVLRVVLSAGVLYSCATYNVKKGKNLSEVENSDIKSENDFKIFLVGDAGNADEAQAQNTLNLLKGQLETADKNSMLIFLGDNIYPNGMPKESDKEYPLAKQKLEDQLSIVKNFPGKTLVIPGNHDWYSGLDGRKAQEDFVKNYFNDKKAFLPKNSCPIDDISLTKDIKLIVIDTEWALLNWDKYPGINKNCDIKTREDLFIEFKDLLNKNQDKQIIVALHHPIISTGTHAGYTSAKSHLFPFKSKIPVPGVASVLNVLRSSSGASPEDINNQHYADLTNRLKSIVQDKDNIIFVSGHDHNLQYHADRNIRQIISGAGSKVDPATIGERTDFSYGGSGFAVLNIRKDQSSDVEYFSTKDNKLEKLSHIQVIEKPKEFVNNYPNSFPATVSSTIYPVKLTKKGKIYRWLWGEHYRKYYGMPIEAPTANLSELDGGYKPFREGGGNQSNSLRLMSQDGQEYVMRGVKKSAVRFLNNVAFKKSTFGNELNNTLPEKFLLDFYTANHPFTPFSVGNMADKINIFHSNPRLYYIPKQQALGNYNMNYGDEMYMVEERFSSDPKTLASLNNAKDIVSTEDVLKNLNKNYKYSIDQESYIRARIFDMLIGDWDRHSDQWKWAEYEEGNKVIYKPIPRDRDQAFSKYDGNAFKIIMNIPAIRHIKTFKEDLKSVKWLAVEPYPLDLAFLKGSNEEDWIAQAKYIQEHLTDKDIDEAFNNVPKEVKDETIADIQRKLKLRKAKLQSYATQYFNVLQEKVPLAGTVNPDKFVITKTGKSVNVKQYKLDKNKENPELVFEKTYDDSKTKELWIYGLEDDDIYEVSGDGNPKMNIRLIGGYNHDTYNVADGSRVKIYDFKSQKNTYNTHGATKNISDDYDINTYDYKHPKYSFVAGYPNADYNPDDGVILGVLANYTVNNFIRDPFTQKHSLKVNFYTATGGFQAVYKGIFKKAISDWDFNIDAGFTTPRFSENFFGLSNESEYDKEADDRKYNRARISKINFAPSVSKKSWSNIFNQFQLTFENNKVQRNGDRFVDVSPDVKPEVFTNQQFGGANYTFSYKNFDNTAFPTLGLEFTVNADWKTNLSDFDKNFLILTGTLAFDHRLDSRGNFVFANSSNAMWINNNNFEFYQAASIGGNNGMRAFRNDRFSGRSYFTNNSEVRWDFGRVKNTIIPANMGILVGYDIGRVWNDHENSRKWHQSIGGGLWLSILDMFSARLNYFTGSDGGRISGTVGMTF
- a CDS encoding DUF5606 family protein; the encoded protein is MLLEKIISISGKPGLYKLVSQLRNGFIIEDVTSKKKVSIGNSSQVSLLDNIAMFTVDKEVPLFEVFENIAKNFDYKEAIGHKSSDAELKEFMTASLPNYDKERVYASDIKKLAQWYNILQKAGYITPESFIKAEPETLDGEPAEEVSIETEAPKKAPKAEKPATPKVKATSAAKAAPKSTHTKKG